The Helicoverpa zea isolate HzStark_Cry1AcR chromosome 2, ilHelZeax1.1, whole genome shotgun sequence DNA window TGCTTACCTCTGCCCATAACAAGAAATATGTAActccacaaaataaaattagactGAGAAAAGAAGTTATCCAAGTTTGTTTAAATTGATGTCTAACTGCTGCCCAGTCCACCATCTGAAAGAGGTATTCAatcaataaatgtaaatagattattaataaataatatgaatcgGTTTATAACAGGAGAAAAGGTAAATAAGAAGCACTTACAAAATAAGCACTTTACTAACCTTCAAATTCACACAATCAATGATATAATCCAAAATAACTATACAATTTTATATCGCTCATCGAAATAGTTCTCAGATAAACACGGAAtacatattattcaaatataaattaagcaTTCAGCGATAAAAACTGAAACAACGGGCACAGTACTAAGTTTGTAAATTGACATAATCACAGAACATATATACCCTGACATAATATTTATGACATTTACATCATCATTTATAAACACCGGGGATGATTATTGTATACGAGTCTACTATATTTTACTTACgtaatatataattttcttttacatattaagaataaacaaatattattatttgaatataaataattaataaactatttataaatCACTTTTTCGGAACGGATTATGCCGTTCAAAAACTTGCTGACCTGTGCTGATTTGTTGCTGAACCATGTAAGAAGTTTCTTGAGTAAGTTGTTAGTTAATATACAAATTCGGAAAAATCTAACAAGCCAAAGTTAtcaattccaaataaaaaaatattgtgtatcaCATTTTAGACTTCATTTAatcactgacctctatatttaccaataGAGGTCAGTGCGTTTAATGCTGTTCGTTTCCGAACTTATTATGTCAGTGTCAGATGTCATTGACAGTAGCTTTGGCatgtgtttgtttatatttacattttgtgaaaactttaatcaattaaaataaaatagtccagAAAATACACCCTCACTAATATGCGGTCGCTTATCAAAAGTTTGAAATATAGAAGTGGAGGTTTACAAGTATCGTATTTTTGTCAACTTGCATCAAGAAAATACTATCACAACATACCGTTTTTTGATTTCTTTAAGAAAACTACAGGTAATTTAACTAATAACTTTTCGGCAGCAAAAGACTTGCATGgctagttttattataatagtgtgatattgtatatttatttgataggtGAGAGTTATAAGAAAGATTTTACGCATAACCTTTGCTCGAATATTTCAGGTGAATCGATATCTAAAGACTACATTGCCTTAATAAAGAAGAGGCACCCACAGATTGACGAGGTCACCCACGATGGCTTGGAGTGCACTCTACAGATTTTACAGAAGTTCGGCATCACACCCGAGGAGGCCTGCCAAGACCCCCATGTCTTTGTTATGAACCCAATCACTATGGACAACTATGCAGAAATACTTAAAGAGTGTggttttattcatatttctgctaaaaatattataaagtgagTTTTGGTTTCAAATTGAGATTTATCAATAATGTACACAGTTGAATTGTGATCCTCCTTCTGTTTGGGAAATTTTGGAAgaagaaaattgaatttaatctTACTTTTAACAGAAACATGTTTCATAGATACTTCATCCTTGAGATTGTTCTTAAAATGTAACTTACCTATCTGATATCTCTgtctttttttcaaatttatatcaaatatttgtgtgttaagtcgtggtggcctggtgggcaaagaaccaacctctcgagtatgagggcgcgggttcgattccaggtcaggcaagtaccaatgcaacttttctaagtttgtatgtactttctaagtatatcttagacaccaatgactgtgtttcggatggcacgttaaactgtaggtcccggctgtcatagagcATCCTTGGCATTTGTTACGGGTGGTCAgaggccagtaagtctgacaccagtctaaccaaggggtattgggttgcccgggtaactgggttgaggaggtcaggcagggcagtcgctccttgtaaagcactagtactcagctacatccggttagactggaagccgaccccaacatagtttgggaaaaaggctcggaggatgaggatgatttGTGAACTAGACCAACCTTCTCAGTTTTCATGTAAGAACTAGAAGTATTAGTTCATATATAAAAATTCTGCTTTCAGATACCACACACTGATAAGATTGAGAAAGATAGCTTGGCTAAAAAAAGAAGGATTCCTTCCAACTGACCTTCAACTAGAACAGAGAATATTGGACAAGTTCCAAGAGTGGCCTGACAGTAGTAAGGATTTACAGAAATTCTCTGATACTGAtacatgtatatgtaagtaaaaTTCTACCCATCTgttgaataattattaattgttcTGTAAGCCaagatatgattttttttttttttgtctctcCTGTATAATATCTGATTCATAAACTTTTCTTTCAGTAACAATACGCATGAACATACTAGAAAGATATCTTCATTGGAAGTTGTCAGTAACACCAGAAGAATTCcagaaatattgtaaaaactATCTGCCTCTCAAACACAAGCCTATGAGTGACATCCAAGAAGCAATAAATATAGCACAGAATGATATAAAGTTCGACATCCCTGGCATTAGAAGAAATGGCTTCATAATATCTGCAGATCCTTTGCATACTAaacttattttagaaaattgtcCCACACTGGCCGGTATGGACATAAGGgacattttgaaaatagaacctGCCATTTTAAAGAATAATTACAATTCTATAGCAAAAGTTAGAGATGTTTTAGAGGTACTATCTTCAAACATACTAACTTAgggacatggcacattatagcagcaccgcaacagcacggctgcagcacggcgtcgcctcgaatttagactacggctagctgccagcgcgctaactacgcgttgtccgcaaggtgcaagctcgccgtccgcgcaccgtccgcgcgccggcggtgaggtgtaagcttgctgtcaccgcaaactcaatattattttaagacagttatgattgaacacgacgcaatgacgttgtttcgctgccggctcggaggcggcgcgtaattagcacgccgtcggcgcgctgtacgcatgaggaccgctcgcttgcagcacgcgggcggcgagtcgagttgtgtggtagcggcaagcgcgctgactgctcgccgttggctttttcatattgacattacgaaatatattataatatacacgatttaatgctctaaattgaataacaacttaaatgctggtgtggagccgtgctgttgcggtgccgctatactgtgccataacctttattcCTAAATTGAATACTGTTCTGTGAATAAAACTGTTTTGTTCTAACTTTGTTCCAGGAATTTAGGATATCCCTTGAGGCACAAAGAAGGTGTTTAAAAATTTTCTGCATGAAACCTGAGACTGTTCGTGAGCGTTTAGAAGAACTAAGAAATTTAAAGGAGTACAAAGTCTTGTCAACAAATCCTAGGGTAAGAACCTGTTTGCACTGTTTAAAAACACGAAACTGTACTCTATTTAAGGGTGTTAAGGTTCATTatcactttttaatttttacattttaacttCCAGATTCTACTACTTGTCATACACAAGAAGAAAATGTTAAATCGACTTAGTAAAATAGAATCTGCAAAGAAACAATGCTTTAGCTTAAATCACTTAGTCTCATCTTCGCAAGTCTTTAATAAGTAAGTtgaatctttattattttacccTTTGTTAACAAATGCCCAATCTCAGAACAGTTGAAATGAAACCGCGACACACTACACACTACAACAATATTTATCCCATTGTGGTTAAATAAGAAATATGTAAAATGATACCATGAACTTCattacagatttttttgaaGTCTAAGAAATTGCAATTCACAGCATAGATATTTTTTACCAACAACGCATTTATACGCTTTAAACTATACTCAAATATGTATTTACCTTTCGCAGTTACATAAGCAATTTCGGCGACAAAGTGTGCGGCCGAGACATAGCAATACTCATATCTTCGTCGCTAAAGAGTTTGCCAAAGCGCAATATAACTACCAACGAACCTTTAACCAGTAGCATTTTGAAGGAACTGAGACGACATAAGTACTGGCTACATGTTGCTATGAACGTTATCGACGAAAACATACAGTTTCTCAGGAAGACGTTTGACGATCAAAtcatttttaataactgtttgATTCTTCTTTACCCCGTGTGAGTATTAGAAAGTAAATAGTTTAACATAACAGGCTTTTTCCTGTGCGAAACAAATCCTCTTTTTACGAGTTAGGTTCATGTATTTTAGGCCCATGTGATTGgagcactgacctctatatttaccactggacaggCTGTTGTCAACGTGCTTTTGTGCCCGTTTGATAATCGCCATTTGGCGCTGTTAGACATAGCGAGTGTCCGTGgtcctaaaattattttacagtgaaccaatgaacaaacacttctctcacagccatttgaaattatacgtcaaaattagaTCTGTGGCACTCGCTTAGACGATATTGGCGCttcaaatgggcacaaaaaaattgctgtcaaacgcacggaacagccggtccagtggtaaatatagaggtcagtggatTAGAGAGAATTTCTAAGGGCCTAGTGGTTTCACAGAGTGATTCCAAATGGAACTCTTCATCCGTCTGTTTTACCCGACTATTAAAAATGGTTGGGATAAAAGACTGAAATAAGCACATAGACAATGCTGTTCGTTGAACCATTTTTTTGGGTTGTTGGTTGAGAAATAAGATCAAGTATTTATAAGGCGGAACTAACAGCCACATTTCACCATTTATGTTTAAATcccatttaatttattatcacTTCTTTCCAGTGCCGAAGTACAATACTACATAAACAACTTTCTAAGCCTGCGTACAGGCCAGGAACCAAGTGGTCCATTGAAAGAAGAACTGAATTACACTCACATGCATTTAGACAGACTCAGTGACGACCAAATCCTAAGCCTAGTGTTATACAGTATTGAGAAAAAATACCACTTTAGTGGAGACGGTATATGGGCGAGACAGGACGGTGTGAGAGTGGCCGCTCAAAAAATATGACGTCAGTGTGAGTCGCGAATGATAGTGACGCGATAAGGAAATATGgtcagtatttatttaaaggttAAAGAGTTTTTGAATATGTAGTTGTGTTGGTTGGTGTTCTGGCTGAATATGGCAACACCAATGCGacgtgttaaataaaattaaactaaaaaatatatcaaacaaatcctaaacttgtaaaaaaaatctttcttagTGCCTTTTTACGATATTTctaaaagtgtaaaaataaatgagcggaacgttttttatattgttttctttaacgtttaattttttttcatctttGTTCTCATTTTTAttgccaataaaaaaatacagggCTAAAAATCTAACTGTGAGAGCGAAAATAGATTTACTTTGATTTGTCTTTGATTAGtgtctaaaattaatattgaaaaaaaaaatgtacataactttattaacgtgttaattttaaattgtatataaatgtttatagacgtgTACATTTAACTGTTAGCAAAAGGTACTTGGTACTcgaatgattaaataaaaaactcacTTTAAGCACATTTGTATTATAATTTCTCGTCTTCcttacaattaaatattacaaaatatccaGCTTATTGCTCTCTTACCTTAACATTAACTTAATATAAATGCTTCATTAAAGTAAACACACGAATGGGAAATAactcttaattaattttacttttctaACTAGTTTTATAGTTACCCTGCTAAATATTCGTTGTTAGCAGACCTGTCTTTTAAATGATTTATATTTCATTGGTCccttttgttatattataaaagattTTGCATGTTATTCCTAAAAACCTATTAAAAAGGCCACATATCTTGACGAACTTGAAGTTGGCAGTTTAGCTGCGCAGTAgacaattttatttctaaaagatCTATTGCTCAACAAACAGCCATCTTCAACCCCGACCAGACACAATCATCCTTTCTTACTGTTCTT harbors:
- the LOC124640112 gene encoding transcription termination factor 5, mitochondrial-like — encoded protein: MRSLIKSLKYRSGGLQVSYFCQLASRKYYHNIPFFDFFKKTTGESISKDYIALIKKRHPQIDEVTHDGLECTLQILQKFGITPEEACQDPHVFVMNPITMDNYAEILKECGFIHISAKNIIKYHTLIRLRKIAWLKKEGFLPTDLQLEQRILDKFQEWPDSSKDLQKFSDTDTCILTIRMNILERYLHWKLSVTPEEFQKYCKNYLPLKHKPMSDIQEAINIAQNDIKFDIPGIRRNGFIISADPLHTKLILENCPTLAGMDIRDILKIEPAILKNNYNSIAKVRDVLEEFRISLEAQRRCLKIFCMKPETVRERLEELRNLKEYKVLSTNPRILLLVIHKKKMLNRLSKIESAKKQCFSLNHLVSSSQVFNNYISNFGDKVCGRDIAILISSSLKSLPKRNITTNEPLTSSILKELRRHKYWLHVAMNVIDENIQFLRKTFDDQIIFNNCLILLYPVAEVQYYINNFLSLRTGQEPSGPLKEELNYTHMHLDRLSDDQILSLVLYSIEKKYHFSGDGIWARQDGVRVAAQKI